In Deltaproteobacteria bacterium, a single genomic region encodes these proteins:
- the argF gene encoding ornithine carbamoyltransferase, with amino-acid sequence MKKRDFLTLADLSRSEMDALLKRSLVLKRRWKKSLVDSPLAGKSLGLIFDKPSTRTRVSFEVAMTQLGGHPVYLDPGTTQIKRGEPIADSARVLSRYLDGVVIRTFDQATVEEWGRWSSVPVINGLTDLLHPCQVFCDLLTIIEKCGNYKGLKIAYIGDGNNIANTWVQAAALLDIALSLACPRGYQPNAKFLAEATRGRKARIELTRDPWQAVQGSDVVYTDVWASMGQEKERKERHKRFQGYQVNTALLRRAKRGALVMHCLPAHAGEEISSEVLEGPQSVVFDQAENRLHGQKAILEWLLKK; translated from the coding sequence ATGAAAAAACGAGACTTTTTGACCTTGGCGGATCTTTCTCGGAGTGAGATGGATGCTTTGTTGAAGAGGAGCCTGGTATTAAAAAGAAGATGGAAGAAAAGCTTAGTAGATTCTCCGCTGGCCGGGAAATCCTTGGGATTGATTTTCGACAAACCTTCCACTCGGACGCGGGTATCCTTTGAGGTGGCCATGACCCAATTGGGCGGCCATCCGGTCTACCTCGACCCAGGGACGACGCAGATCAAGAGAGGCGAACCTATCGCGGATTCCGCGAGGGTTCTCTCCCGCTACCTCGATGGTGTGGTCATTCGGACTTTCGACCAGGCCACGGTCGAGGAGTGGGGACGGTGGTCTTCCGTCCCGGTGATCAACGGGTTGACCGACCTGCTTCATCCCTGCCAGGTTTTTTGCGACCTTTTGACGATCATAGAAAAATGTGGAAACTATAAAGGTTTAAAGATTGCTTACATCGGGGACGGGAACAACATTGCCAATACCTGGGTGCAGGCTGCAGCTCTGCTGGATATTGCCTTATCCCTGGCCTGCCCGAGGGGATATCAGCCGAACGCGAAATTTCTCGCCGAGGCCACCCGGGGTCGTAAAGCCCGTATCGAACTTACCCGGGATCCTTGGCAAGCAGTCCAAGGGAGCGATGTGGTCTATACGGATGTCTGGGCATCCATGGGGCAGGAGAAGGAAAGGAAAGAACGGCATAAACGATTCCAGGGCTATCAGGTGAATACAGCCCTTTTGCGCCGAGCAAAGAGAGGAGCACTGGTCATGCACTGCCTCCCGGCTCATGCCGGCGAGGAAATCAGTTCAGAAGTTCTGGAAGGACCGCAGTCCGTGGTTTTCGACCAGGCGGAGAACCGTCTGCATGGGCAGAAAGCGATCC